One genomic segment of Garra rufa chromosome 13, GarRuf1.0, whole genome shotgun sequence includes these proteins:
- the LOC141348537 gene encoding major histocompatibility complex class I-related gene protein-like, translated as MVFATYIAGQTEFPEFTLVLMLDDVQVMYYDSVSLKAVHRSQSNSSDDNGAGSIFSDVYDLMKDRTFYLKDHQNCTDGLHVYQKRVGCELLDNDQPGLFLSWDAFNGQNTEEFTFDVVKRTMQINLPWMRIKGMGQMEWLHVKFLYEHVYHPVCMKTLRTFLEREKNTVMQKLKPKVRLFRKPLTDSQGLQISCLATGFYPRHINLTLFRDGQPVDDDQITGGEILPNGDGTYQMRKSLVISEEELREEHNYKCTANYLNLDNKLDIAFDEDLEKSDFGSSALSIIIGVLVSMCVAVLIITALIKWRKRCTAGEEKNLQVYNS; from the exons ATGGTTTTCGCAACATACATTGCTGGACAGACAGAGTTTCCTGAGTTCACTCTTGTGCTGATGTTAGATGATGTGCAAGTGATGTACTATGACTCAGTATCATTGAAAGCTGTCCACCGCAGTCAGAGTAATTCAAGCGATGACAATGGTGCTGGTAGTATATTCAGTGATGTATACGACTTAATGAAAGATCGAACATTTTATCTCAAGGACCACCAAAATTGCACAGATG GTTTACATGTTTATCAGAAACGTGTTGGATGTGAATTGCTTGACAATGATCAGCCAGGTTTGTTTCTTTCATGGGATGCTTTTAATGGACAAAATACTGAAGAGTTCACCTTTGATGTGGTAAAAAGAACTATGCAAATTAATTTACCATGGATGAGAATAAAAGGCATGGGTCAGATGGAATGGCTTCATGTGAAGTTTCTGTATGAACATGTTTATCATCCTGTTTGCATGAAGACTTTGCGGACATTCCTGGAAAGAGAAAAGAACACTGTAATGCAAAAAT TGAAACCCAAGGTCAGACTCTTTAGGAAGCCTCTAACAGACTCTCAAGGGCTTCAGATCAGCTGTCTGGCCACTGGTTTTTACCCACGTCACATTAACCTGACCCTGTTCAGAGATGGTCAGCCTGTAGATGATGATCAGATCACAGGAGGAGAGATTCTGCCCAATGGAGACGGAACTTACCAGATGAGGAAGAGTTTGGTAATCAGTGAAGAAGAGCTACGTGAGGAACATAATTACAAATGCACAGCAAACTACCTAAACCTGGACAACAAACTGGACATTGCGTTTG ATGAGGATCTGGAAAAATCTGACTTTGGATCTTCTGCTCTGTCTATAATTATCGGTGTGCTGGTGTCCATGTGTGTAGCTGTTCTCATCATAACTGCACTCATCAAATGGAGAAAGAGATGTACTGCTG gAGAGGAAAAAAATCTACAAGTTTACAACTCCTAA
- the LOC141348670 gene encoding DLA class I histocompatibility antigen, A9/A9 alpha chain-like — MLMLVCMLSFWPVVNAGSHSLMALATYIVGQTPFPEFSVVVMLDDLQLLYYDSTTWIPVYRSYSDSKYYDEERSDAGVVFRDMFYDMKDRAFYLKEHQNRTDGIHVHQRLVGCELLSSNKAGPLHYWDAFGGQNMEEFIFDIGKHAIQIKMPWMITWDQLKRVHENFMYENVYHPICIKTLRRYLTMEKNNVLRKVKPRVRLMKKMLPDSQELQISCLATGFYPRHINLTLFRDGQPVDDGQITGGEILPNGDGTYQMRKSLVISEEELREGHKYNCTMKHLNMDNKLDITFDVGESDPGFFSPAVVFSVLVFMLAAICIITALIIWRKRRSAGSVSRNPQSHYVQTPTQDGT, encoded by the exons ATGCTCATGCTTGTGTGTATGTTGTCATTTTGGCCCGTCGTTAACGCAG GTTCCCACTCACTGATGGCTTTGGCAACATATATAGTTGGACAAACACCATTTCCTGAGTTCAGTGTTGTGGTGATGCTGGATGATCTGCAATTACTGTATTATGACTCAACCACGTGGATACCTGTCTATCGCTCCTACAGTGATTCAAAATACTATGATGAGGAACGAAGTGATGCTGGTGTTGTATTTCGTGATATGTTTTATGACATGAAAGATCGAGCCTTTTATCTTAAGGAGCACCAAAATCGCACAGATG GTATACATGTTCATCAGAGACTTGTTGGATGTGAACTGCTAAGCAGTAATAAAGCAGGCCCACTTCATTACTGGGATGCTTTCGGTGGACAAAATATGGAGGAGTTTATTTTTGACATAGGAAAACATGCTATCCAGATAAAAATGCCGTGGATGATAACATGGGACCAACTAAAACGGGTTCACGAAAACTTCATGTATGAAAATGTTTATCATCCTATTTGCATTAAAACTTTGCGGAGGTACCTGACCATGGAAAAGAACAACGTGCTGAGAAAAG TGAAACCCAGAGTCAGACTCATGAAAAAGATGCTCCCAGACTCTCAAGAGCTTCAGATCAGCTGTCTGGCCACTGGTTTTTACCCGCGTCACATTAACCTGACCCTGTTCAGAGATGGTCAGCCTGTGGATGATGGTCAGATCACAGGAGGAGAGATTCTGCCCAACGGAGACGGGACTTACCAGATGAGGAAGAGTTTGGTGATCAGTGAAGAAGAGCTACGTGAGGGACATAAATACAACTGCACAATGAAGCACCTCAATATGGACAACAAACTCGACATTACATTTG ATGTGGGTGAATCTGACCCAGGATTCTTCAGTCCAGCTGTAGTTTTCAGTGTGCTGGTATTCATGTTGGCAGCCATTTGCATCATAACTGCACTCATCATATGGAGGAAGAGACGATCTGCTG GTTCAGTTTCCAGGAATCCACAGAGTCATTATGTCCAGACTCCAA CACAAGATGGAACGTGA
- the LOC141348667 gene encoding DLA class I histocompatibility antigen, A9/A9 alpha chain-like isoform X1, with product MLLLVCLLSLWTVINAGSHSLMALATYLDGQTPFPEFSVVLMLDDVQILYYDSTTWKAVYRSHSESKYHDEEQSDADTVFHYMYNIMKMRTFYLKDNLNHTDGVHVHQTLAGCELLNDGKPGLFHFWDGFSGQNIDKFTFDMEKHNIQKKMPWTVTGSQIKWLNLMSMYKNVYHPICIKVLRRYLVMKKNNLMRKVKPRVRLIRKTISDSRELQISCLATGFYPRHINLTLFRDGHPVDDDQITGGEILPNGDGTYQMRKSLVISKEEQREGHKYNCSMKHLNLDNKLDITFDVAESDPGSFSLSVVFSLLVFMCVAVLIITALIIWRKRCAAGQGSKTSVSDYSLTPSSLQDET from the exons ATGCTACTACTTGTGTGTCTGTTGTCATTATGGACAGTCATCAATGCAG GTTCTCACTCACTGATGGCTTTGGCAACATATTTAGATGGACAAACACCATTTCCTGAGTTCAGTGTTGTGCTGATGTTGGATGATGTGCAAATACTATATTATGACTCAACCACATGGAAAGCCGTCTATCGCTCTCACAGTGAATCAAAATATCATGACGAAGAGCAAAGTGATGCTGACACTGTATTTCACTATATGTATAACATCATGAAAATGCGAACATTTTATCTTAAAGATAACCTAAATCACACAGATG GTGTACATGTTCATCAGACACTTGCTGGATGTGAACTGTTGAATGATGGTAAACCAGGTCTGTTTCATTTTTGGGATGGTTTCAGTGGACAAAATATTGATAAGTTCACTTTTGACATGGAAAAACACAATATCCAGAAGAAAATGCCATGGACAGTAACAGGGAGCCaaataaaatggcttaatttaatgtctatgtataaaaatgtttatCATCCTATCTGCATTAAAGTTCTGCGGCGATATTTAGTCATGAAAAAGAACAATCTGATGAGAAAAG TGAAACCCAGAGTCAGACTCATAAGAAAAACAATTTCAGACTCTCGAGAGCTTCAGATCAGCTGTCTGGCCACTGGTTTTTACCCCCGTCACATTAACCTGACCCTGTTCAGAGATGGTCATCCTGTGGATGATGATCAGATCACAGGAGGAGAGATTCTGCCAAACGGAGACGGAACTTACCAGATGAGGAAGAGTTTAGTGATCAGTAAAGAAGAGCAACGTGAAGGACATAAATACAACTGTTCAATGAAGCACCTCAATCTGGACAACAAACTAGACATTACATTTG ATGTGGCTGAATCTGATCCAGGATCCTTCAGTCTGTCTGTAGTTTTCAGTTTGCTGGTGTTCATGTGTGTGGCTGTTCTCATCATAACTGCACTCATCATATGGAGGAAGAGATGTGCTGCTG GACAAGGATCTAAGACGTCAGTGAGTGATTACTCCCTTACTCCAT cttCCTTGCAAGATGAAACATAA
- the LOC141348667 gene encoding DLA class I histocompatibility antigen, A9/A9 alpha chain-like isoform X2 — protein sequence MFMLVYVLSCWTVVSAGSHSLMALATYLDGQTPFPEFSVVLMLDDVQILYYDSTTWKAVYRSHSESKYHDEEQSDADTVFHYMYNIMKMRTFYLKDNLNHTDGVHVHQTLAGCELLNDGKPGLFHFWDGFSGQNIDKFTFDMEKHNIQKKMPWTVTGSQIKWLNLMSMYKNVYHPICIKVLRRYLVMKKNNLMRKVKPRVRLIRKTISDSRELQISCLATGFYPRHINLTLFRDGHPVDDDQITGGEILPNGDGTYQMRKSLVISKEEQREGHKYNCSMKHLNLDNKLDITFDVAESDPGSFSLSVVFSLLVFMCVAVLIITALIIWRKRCAAGQGSKTSVSDYSLTPSSLQDET from the exons GTTCTCACTCACTGATGGCTTTGGCAACATATTTAGATGGACAAACACCATTTCCTGAGTTCAGTGTTGTGCTGATGTTGGATGATGTGCAAATACTATATTATGACTCAACCACATGGAAAGCCGTCTATCGCTCTCACAGTGAATCAAAATATCATGACGAAGAGCAAAGTGATGCTGACACTGTATTTCACTATATGTATAACATCATGAAAATGCGAACATTTTATCTTAAAGATAACCTAAATCACACAGATG GTGTACATGTTCATCAGACACTTGCTGGATGTGAACTGTTGAATGATGGTAAACCAGGTCTGTTTCATTTTTGGGATGGTTTCAGTGGACAAAATATTGATAAGTTCACTTTTGACATGGAAAAACACAATATCCAGAAGAAAATGCCATGGACAGTAACAGGGAGCCaaataaaatggcttaatttaatgtctatgtataaaaatgtttatCATCCTATCTGCATTAAAGTTCTGCGGCGATATTTAGTCATGAAAAAGAACAATCTGATGAGAAAAG TGAAACCCAGAGTCAGACTCATAAGAAAAACAATTTCAGACTCTCGAGAGCTTCAGATCAGCTGTCTGGCCACTGGTTTTTACCCCCGTCACATTAACCTGACCCTGTTCAGAGATGGTCATCCTGTGGATGATGATCAGATCACAGGAGGAGAGATTCTGCCAAACGGAGACGGAACTTACCAGATGAGGAAGAGTTTAGTGATCAGTAAAGAAGAGCAACGTGAAGGACATAAATACAACTGTTCAATGAAGCACCTCAATCTGGACAACAAACTAGACATTACATTTG ATGTGGCTGAATCTGATCCAGGATCCTTCAGTCTGTCTGTAGTTTTCAGTTTGCTGGTGTTCATGTGTGTGGCTGTTCTCATCATAACTGCACTCATCATATGGAGGAAGAGATGTGCTGCTG GACAAGGATCTAAGACGTCAGTGAGTGATTACTCCCTTACTCCAT cttCCTTGCAAGATGAAACATAA